Proteins from one Ananas comosus cultivar F153 linkage group 5, ASM154086v1, whole genome shotgun sequence genomic window:
- the LOC109709940 gene encoding protein transport protein Sec61 subunit beta-like, producing the protein MVANGEAPPRGSAAAAAGLRRRRVTGGGGGAGGASTMLQFYTDETAGRKISPNTVLIMSIGFIAVVALLHVFGKLYRGPQ; encoded by the coding sequence ATGGTGGCAAATGGGGAAGCACCACCTAGGGGAAGCGCTGCGGCTGCCGCAGgtctgcggaggcggagggtgACAGGTGGCGGTGGGGGAGCAGGGGGTGCCAGCACGATGCTCCAGTTCTACACGGATGAGACCGCAGGGCGCAAGATATCCCCCAACACTGTCCTCATCATGAGCATTGGGTTCATCGCTGTTGTCGCCCTCCTCCATGTCTTTGGTAAGCTCTACAGAGGCCCCCAGTAG
- the LOC109710779 gene encoding non-specific lipid transfer protein GPI-anchored 1-like, giving the protein MLGAHHHHHHHHTFFSLLIFSLLLLMITDQVVVRFAVGDDSGSSSPSPLQAKCGEEFAKLTNCLDYATAKADAPSGECCSAVGAMRKADPACLCYVIQQTHSGTSSAKSLGLQFGRLLALPTACKLVNSSITDCPRLLNLTPSSPDYAIFTNPSKATPTSSSSSSDTTSEGIIHQISLLACFAIAIISAIFVSIY; this is encoded by the exons ATGTTGGGtgctcaccaccaccaccaccaccaccacacttttttctctctcctcattttctctctccttcttctgATGATCACTGATCAAGTGGTCGTGAGGTTCGCGGTGGGCGACGACTCTgggtcgtcgtcgccgtcgcctcTGCAAGCGAAGTGCGGGGAGGAGTTCGCGAAGCTGACGAACTGCCTGGACTACGCGACGGCGAAGGCGGACGCGCCGTCGGGGGAGTGCTGCAGCGCGGTGGGGGCGATGCGGAAGGCCGACCCGGCCTGCCTGTGCTACGTCATCCAGCAGACGCACTCCGGCACGTCCAGCGCCAAGAGCCTCGGCCTGCAGTTCGGCCGCCTCCTCGCGCTCCCCACCGCCTGCAAGCTCGTCAACTCCAGCATCACTGACTGCCCCA GGCTTCTGAATCTCACCCCCAGCTCCCCTGACTATGCTATTTTTACAAACCCTAGCAaag CTACACCcacaagcagcagcagcagctcagacACTACATCTGAAGGTATTATTCATCAGATAAGCCTGCTTGCTTGCTTTGCCATTGCCATAATTAGTGCTATCTTTGTATCCATCTATTAA
- the LOC109710307 gene encoding basic proline-rich protein-like, producing the protein MERLAFSFFVMLAFSLTTSFGIRVGGPDGFFVDAPARSSDLYGGFNRRIVEHLDPVHAGSFKPVERLAFEESNLMGTPKSLLPMDFESIERLVPRGPDPIEPPESAPANQDVESIERLVPRGPDPIEPPESAPANQDSKSIERLVPRGPDPIEPPESAPVNRDVESIERLVPRGPDPIEPPESAPVNQDSKSIERLVPRGPDPIEPPESAPANQDSKSIERLVPRGPDPIEPPESAPANRDVESIERLVPQGPDPIEPPESAPTNQDSKSIERLVPQGPDPIEPPESAPANQDSKSIERLVPRGPDPIEPPESAPANQDSKSIERLVPQGPDPIEPPESAPANQDSKSIERLVPQGPDPIEPPESAPANQDSKSIERLVPQGPDPIEPPESAPANQDSKSIERLVPQGPDPIEPPESAPANQDSKSIERLVPQGPDPIEPPESAPANQDSKSIERLVPQGPDPIEPPESAPANQDSKSIERLVPRGPDPIEPPESAPVNRDVESIERLVPRGPDPIEPPESAPVNQDSKSIERLVPRGPDPIEPPESAPVNQDFESI; encoded by the coding sequence ATGGAGAGACTGGCGTTTTCATTTTTCGTAATGCTTGCTTTTTCTCTCACCACTTCATTTGGTATTAGAGTTGGAGGTCCTGATGGGTTCTTTGTCGACGCCCCAGCTCGGAGTAGCGATTTGTATGGGGGATTCAACCGGCGAATCGTTGAACATCTAGACCCAGTACATGCCGGGAGTTTCAAGCCAGTTGAGAGATTGGCATTCGAAGAATCGAACTTGATGGGAACTCCAAAGTCATTGCTACCCATGGATTTCGAGTCAATCGAGCGATTAGTTCCTCGAGGTCCAGATCCGATCGAACCTCCAGAGTCGGCACCTGCCAACCAGGATGTCGAGTCAATCGAGCGATTAGTTCCTCGAGGTCCAGATCCGATCGAACCTCCAGAGTCGGCACCTGCCAACCAGGATAGCAAGTCAATCGAGCGATTGGTTCCTCGAGGTCCAGATCCGATCGAACCTCCAGAGTCGGCACCTGTCAACCGGGATGTCGAGTCAATCGAGCGATTGGTTCCTCGAGGTCCAGATCCGATCGAACCTCCAGAGTCGGCACCTGTCAACCAAGATAGCAAGTCAATCGAGCGATTGGTTCCTCGAGGTCCAGATCCGATCGAACCTCCAGAGTCGGCACCTGCCAACCAGGATAGCAAGTCAATCGAGCGATTGGTTCCTCGAGGTCCAGATCCGATCGAACCTCCAGAGTCAGCACCTGCCAACCGAGATGTCGAGTCAATCGAGCGATTGGTTCCTCAAGGTCCAGATCCGATCGAACCTCCAGAGTCGGCACCTACCAACCAGGATAGTAAGTCAATCGAGCGATTGGTTCCTCAAGGTCCAGATCCGATCGAACCTCCAGAGTCGGCACCTGCCAACCAGGATAGTAAGTCAATCGAGCGATTGGTTCCTCGAGGTCCAGATCCGATCGAACCTCCAGAGTCGGCACCTGCCAACCAGGATAGCAAGTCAATCGAGCGATTGGTTCCTCAAGGTCCAGATCCGATCGAACCTCCAGAGTCGGCACCTGCCAACCAGGATAGTAAGTCAATCGAGCGATTGGTTCCTCAAGGTCCAGATCCGATCGAACCTCCAGAGTCGGCACCTGCCAACCAGGATAGTAAGTCAATCGAGCGATTGGTTCCTCAAGGTCCAGATCCGATCGAACCTCCAGAGTCGGCACCTGCCAACCAGGATAGTAAGTCAATCGAGCGATTGGTTCCTCAAGGTCCAGATCCGATCGAACCTCCAGAGTCGGCACCTGCCAACCAGGATAGTAAGTCAATCGAGCGATTGGTTCCTCAAGGTCCAGATCCGATCGAACCTCCAGAGTCGGCACCTGCCAACCAGGATAGTAAGTCAATCGAGCGATTGGTTCCTCAAGGTCCAGATCCGATCGAACCTCCAGAGTCAGCACCTGCCAACCAGGATAGCAAGTCAATTGAGCGATTGGTTCCTCGAGGTCCAGATCCGATCGAACCTCCAGAGTCGGCACCTGTCAACCGGGATGTCGAGTCAATCGAGCGATTGGTTCCTCGAGGTCCAGATCCGATCGAACCTCCAGAGTCGGCACCTGTCAACCAAGATAGCAAGTCAATCGAGCGATTGGTTCCTCGAGGTCCAGATCCGATCGAACCTCCAGAGTCGGCACCTGTCAACCAAGATTTCGAGTCAATATAG
- the LOC109710778 gene encoding peroxidase 51-like (The sequence of the model RefSeq protein was modified relative to this genomic sequence to represent the inferred CDS: added 62 bases not found in genome assembly), with translation MAELLPIDMPECGGDREGSGDEEDQPNRRHDPRHSSPLLPYCFVEGCDASVMIASPRNDAEKDAPDNLSLAGDGFDTVIKAKAAVEAQCPGVVSCADILTIAARDVVALSGGPNFTVELGRRDGLVSLASRVAGKLPGPDFNLDSLTTLFGKNNLTLFDMITLSGAHTVGFAHCSRFTNRLYRFGSSSSVDPTINPDYARELMQACPANVGPTIAVNMDPVTPITFDNVYYANLAAGLGLFTSDEVLYADGRSQPVVKGFAGDQSSFFAAFAKSMVKLGRVGVKTGRRGQIRRDCTAFN, from the exons CGAAGAAGATCAGCCAAACCGTCGTCACGATCCCCGCCACTCTTCGCCTCTTCTTCCATATTGCTTTGTAGAG GGCTGCGATGCATCAGTTATGATCGCATCCCCGAGGAACGACGCCGAGAAGGACGCACCGGACAacctctccctcgccggcgatggCTTCGACACGGTCATCAAGGCTAAGGCGGCAGTCGAAGCCCAGTGCCCTGGAGTGGTCTCCTGTGCCGACATACTTACGATTGCCGCCAGAGATGTCGTCGCACTT TCGGGCGGTCCGAACTTCACCGTTGAGTTAGGTCGACGTGACGGGCTTGTCTCCCTGGCTAGTCGGGTCGCAGGAAAGCTCCCAGGACCGGACTTCAATCTCGATTCCCTGACGACCTTATTCGGAAAAAACAACCTAACTTTGTTTGACATGATCACACTCTCCGGGGCCCACACAGTCGGTTTTGCGCACTGCAGTCGCTTCACCAACCGCCTGTATCGATTCGGCTCATCGTCATCCGTCGACCCGACGATAAACCCTGACTACGCTCGAGAGCTGATGCAGGCATGCCCTGCAAATGTTGGCCCGACAATCGCAGTTAACATGGACCCTGTCACCCCGATCACGTTCGACAACGTCTACTACGCGAACCTAGCGGCCGGTTTAGGGCTTTTCACCTCCGACGAGGTGTTGTATGCCGACGGGCGGTCACAACCGGTTGTTAAGGGTTTCGCGGGCGATCAAAGCAGCTTCTTTGCGGCATTTGCAAAGTCGATGGTCAAGCTCGGGAGGGTCGGGGTGAAGACCGGCAGGCGGGGGCAGATCAGACGAGATTGCACGGCCTTCAACTGA